AGTGAATCAACCAGAGGTCTGAAATTAACTGCGGGTGCATTGTTCTACTTTTTCTGatttctctttctgtaaataatatattgtatGCGCATACATGCCCTCCGTGAAATGCATCACCCTTATGTAATGCGTCTCATTCCCATACTGTTGCCAAAGGAGGAGTGAATGAATGCTTTGTATATGATGGGAAATGAAGGAATATGAAGAGAATTATCAAGTTTCACAAAACACACCAGGACGGTATGATAAAGTAAgactgataaaataaataacagcaacagATATAGGCTACCATAAGaagtcatgtaaaaaaaatatgtggtAGATTagaattaaaagggaaaaaaaagtacatgaaGTGAATGAATAAGACAGATGAGACTGATGATCATAATATGCCCTAAATTTCCCCCTGAATTTCAGTACAGGGGGTCAGTTAGTGCGTAATTATGATACCAGTGTCTGTATGAACTGAGATTATGttaagaaagaaatgaaatggtGACACTGTGTGGTCGTAGTGTGCAAGTGAATTTAGACTAAGCATCCAGTCAAACCAGTGGTGGAAGCATTCATGCtctttgcttgtttgttgtCTTGGTTGTTTTATGACCGAATAAAACCAAAGCGATAATTTGTCAGTAAAtagattttggtccagatgttaTGCAGCCCCTTTTTCAGTAGGTGAGGGGTTGAACGGCCCATTGTATAGATCTTCCTGATGGATTTAAGAGCcagttaaaaagacaaagcaaatatCCTGCGGGGGGAGGATCTTCTACAACCTGGCAGTCCAAATGTTGCGATAATTGATTGTTTATAAGTGATCTATGAGGTATTagtaattgatttatttaccaTTAATAAAGTTACAGCCTATAAACCCTTAAATATGGTGCCGTATTAGAAACTGGTACCATATATTATATTACCGGGCTCGTTCATATCGTTCATACATTAACTTGGATGCACATTCGATTGGGTTGTCTAATGAACGCATGATAAGTTTTGTATGCAAAGTAACTAGCAACTGGTAGCTGGCATATATGTGGgtgtagtggagaaaaaaatatttcccctTTGAGAAATATTTTCCCCTCAAGAAACTTACAAGTACCTCACAATTGCGGTTGagtaaatgcatttaattactttccaccactgtacaAAATGTACTTGGCGCTGCTTTAAAGTTGACTTAATTCCTTCTTGAATGTGGTTCACTGTTAAGATTTAATTATTAGACTTGCTCCCACCGAGGCATCAGTCTCTGGTCATAAAGTGATTATTAAGCTTTCCGGATTTACTTTTGGTAAGAGCACAGCTTTGTTGCAGAGGAGATGGCAGCACACGAGTCATTTCCAAGGGACACGATCTTCCGTCTTTACCAACCTATAACTGATGTCAGTTTTTGCCAAATTAAAGTTAAGAGGGATCCAAATTTCCTcctcatttgaaatgttttttactttgtagTACACGAGCCACAAGcagatgttttgtgtgttttgttttttgttaaattaagcTACACCGGTGTCGTTATATTACAGACAACAGACGTGAGCCGTGCAAGCCCCTTGGAGGCAGGAACACGGCCGGGCATTGGACGGTTGCAATATGCCACACGCTAGCAGAAAATGATACCGCACGTGCTGTTAAAATACACAGTGTGAGCAGCCCTCCTAGCagacacagtgacagaaaatcgGTGCATAGTGGTGCAGGTTTAACAGAACCCTCAGGGAACACCTTAAAATGCTCACACAATTGTTGGGTCTCAGGTCACTCATTTGGCCTTGAAGTACTGCGAAGACGGTCAACAGCATACTTTGACTTTAATAAGGTTTGAACtcccttcaaaataaacagtttggaCAATATCGTAATGGACCACGAAACCTTGTAAAACCTCCTCAATTTGTAGAACATGACAGGGCATTGATGTAACAGTTACAATGGTTCTGGGCAGTAAGAGTTCAGCTGATTACAATGATTCAGTCCCAGTGAAAATTCGCCCCAAAGTGGGTCTGTCACCAGCTGCAACGTGTCAAATCTCTGTTTCTTTCATAGATGCGGATTGAAATAAGTCGGCTGGACGAATCCACTGGACATGAAGGGATGCAGGAGCCCCCCGGTGGAGGAAAGCGGAACAGCACCGGCCGTGTGGAAGATCACGTTCCCAGAGCTGAAGTTCGGGAAAGTCTGGTGGAAGCCGGCGGGGCTCGACCCACAGGCGGCCGGGTTTGGACTGACGCTGACGAGGGAGTTGGTGCCGGGCTGCAAGGTGCTGTCCGCCCCGGGGTTCTGCTTTTTCCACTTGGTCCTCCTGTTCTGGAACCAAATTTTCACCTGGGTTTCGGTCAGACTCAACGACAGGGCCAGGTTTAGTCTCTCGCACACAGACAGGTAACGGGTTGCGCGGAACTTGTTTTCCAGAGCCACCAGTTGCTCGTAAGTGAACGCTGTTCTGGCGCGCCGCGGTTTGGCGCAGGCCTGGTCCGGTCGCCGCCGCTTGTGCGGGGAGGGGACCTGCAGGGCGACCGCTGTCTCGCCATCGTCGTGTTCCCCAGTGGGACAGGGCACTGTGTCGGCCGACGGGGAGAGCAGAAGGGGGTCGGCCACAACTGTGTGATGCCTGGAGGCTGCAGCAGGTTCATCTCCTGTCTCTTCCcctgtaaatgcaaaaaaaaaaagaagagtaagTTCACATCCTGCAAATTCCGCATCTGACGGACCGTGAGGGGGGGCTGGGGGTAACTGGGTGTCAGGGACATTCATGATATTTCATGTCCGGGTCAAAAATGGAGTCGTTAGGGAAGTTGTCAGCCATTTAAGGGGAGCGGTGTCCATCGTTGATTCGTCTTGAAGTGGCAAAAGCTTTTTAAGGGAAATATATTAATTGCGTTGAGTCGATCGTGAAAAGGAGGAATAGACCAAAATTTTTTAAGGTGAACAATAAACCATGGTTTTTAAGAAGTAGACATAGTGATGTATTCAggtattttaataaaagtaagtaagatagagaaagaaaactgtCCTTTTCTATGTGTCTTCTTAATAGGTAATAGTAATAGGCCAAAGAGCCCAAAAGCAAATGGGCCCAATTGGCCGTGGTGCTGAGGACAGCTCCTGGAGACAGAAGCCTCGTGTCCAGTCTAAAAGCTGAAGGCCCTCGCCTGATTAAGAGGTGAAACGTATCCTCGCCTTCGCAATGAGGTGCCTCTTTGTCCAGTGCGAGCCGCAGTTTGGCTCCCAAACACAGAGGGTCTACGGTTGACATCTGGGAGGTGTTTGATGAGCATCGTGAGGTCGCCCGAGCGGATCGGAGCGAAGAATCCGAGGAGGGGGAGACTGGGTCGCTAAGCCTTCAATAATTTATAAACCACACGGCGCCTCAAATGTCATGTTGCGGAAAGAAATCCCGTCTAAATCCAGCTCCGCCACCTCAGCCGTGACGTGCTAATGGAGTTTCATATTTGCGGGCGGATCGATAAATGTCATCTATTTAAAGGGAAGTTTTAATCGAACGATATTTAGGATCAGACATGGATGGGGTGTGAAGTTTGTACCTGCAAGGTGCTGGAGGGAGATATGCAGGATGCAGTAATGGGATATCGATCAAAGCGCGCAGAGGCATCCTCAATGGGACGATTTAAACAATTATCTGGCCCGCCTGTCCCAGTGCCAATCACAGACTGGGGCTCTGGGAGCAAGCCTGTTTGGCTACCTTGAAAGGATGCGCAGCCTTGGAAATTAAGGGAAGGTCACACCGAGCGGACAATAAATCGGATAGAAAATAGCGTGTCATTTTCTGGTGTTAGATCAAGGaccggcaaaaaaaaaaaaaaaaaaaaaatgatataagGTCCCATAGTAAAGGTTGAGTTTATTCTCGTGCTCCTATTTGACAGTGTTTAGATATGACGATGCATGGATTCGCATCTGTTTGATAAGTCCGGAGGTTTTTGAAATAATCGGCATACCTGCTAAAGTTCAAAAGCACAACGTTAGACGCAGCCAAAGTGGCTGATCCATAGGCTGAACCATGGTTCCGAAACCGCCTGTTTTCTCTACCTGTTTTCGTACGCTCAACTCTGACGTCTCCGCCCGCGGCGCCGTCCGACTCCAAACTTGTCCCCCCCGCGTCTGGTGCGGGAAACTTCTCCCTGGCGACGGAAAGTTCGTTCGCCCTTCTGCTGTTGAATTTGTTGGGATCCAGTATGTCAATTATAGAGAAGGAAATCTTGTGACCGGACGTCATTGTCACTCCACACTCCCTGGGGTCCAGCATCCTTTGCACAGAAAGACCTTTAAAGAAGGAGAATAACTGACGTGCGTGGTTGCGCGCGTGGAGAGGAACTTCTCATAGTTTAGCCCGCGTCTTGTCCTCGCGCTTCATCAGACCGGATTCGCGGCGACGATCCGTCGGAGTGGGGACTTGGCTCCTCTGCTTCTGTCTGTCGGTCTCGCAGCGTGGATTAGATGACCGGAGCGCGGTCTTTAAAGCGTCTGTCTCCCAGTCTCTCAGTCAGACACGTGATACAAACTCTATTAGTGTTTCACACGACCACCAAATGGGCTGAGAGCATTCGTCGATAATCACCCATATCATTAAATTCAATAATACACGGCCTGAAAGTAAATTGGGCACAGATGGCACTTGATCCATATCAGAGATCGCCCTGTCTCCCTAAATTGGACACCTTGGGAGGCATGATCGTCAGGAATGGGATTTTCGTGTCCCCTGAGCAACAGAAAAACTTTCTCCTAATCGAAACCAAACTGTTTCAGCTTAGTTTATAAACAGCTGACTGTTTGTGGAGATGTTGCAGCACCACGCTTCCTATCAGTACAAATCGtacctttatatatatatacacaaacatatatatatatatatatatatacacacacacatatatatatacacacacacacatatatatatatatgtgtgtgtgtgtgtgttaaaatgtaataatataaacGCATTGAAATGTCACTGTCTCCAATTAACCGTGTCAGTATTCGAGGCATCAGTAATCAGCCAGCGCAGATGTTAGTAGATGGGCAGTAAGTGAACAAGAAAATCAAACACCTCAACATCTGCATATAATGTATCCAGGTAATGTTTAGGTGTTGATACAATATTTAGGAGCACACCCTGATGATTATTTCCAGGTACTATGAAGATACTGTGGTTAATTAACTGATGTGATGCTGTGGCAgcttataatttaaaataaatgtataaatacaggTCTGAAGTAATAATGATTCTATTTCTCCaccctttttgttttgcttattcATAATTACAGGtgaatttcatgttttgttgttgttgttttgatgataaTAACATTCCCGTCATAGCATTTCCAGTATCGTTTCACTGCACTGCAGCACACTGCAGCACGTTTCATACAGTTTAATGACGGGAGATCGTGCCAGGGATGGCGaggtttgctgtttttgtgatttggagACAATAATTTATGCCCCATTTGCTTGCACTAGTATGGTAATAGTCTTTGCCAAATGACAGTAACTTCTACCGTCTTATTACAGAAAACTAAATGAGGATGTGTGTTTTGGACAGACTAGAAGGATCCTTGGTGAATCACTACTCTAGGTGCATCTTTAAAGCACTCACAGCTAAACTGCAGCCATGCACTGAATACGGCTGATTGTTTTCTCACCTAAGGTGATAGATTTATATTCACAATCAATCGGCTCCCCAGTCTTTGCTATTAGTATTCAATATAAAGTGACATAGGGTTGTTTAAAGCTTGATGCTTGGTGATGGCTAAAATGGTGAAACCAGCACAGGATCAATATTCTCAGCAGGTGTCCGATACAGATAAAACCTGATGGCTACAGACAGTCATTTTGGATACTGTTAGGCCAAACCAGTTACTGCAACAGCACAGGAGGGTTTGTTTGAAGCTTCCTTTAACTCCTCAGtcccaaattattttcatttgcagttATTGCTTATCCcatcgttttttgttttttttcgaaATTCgtgatttatatttatgtagAATTAGAATAGGTTCAAATTGGtgataacattgtactttttCCCTCTGCCAGCTGTAGCTTGGTGTTACTGTTTTTCTCCACTTGTTTATTCATTAACATATTTTACCATCTAAGCCTGTGAGGTCTACATTGTGTGTGCGTGGAACAGACAGAAGGCAGAGGGGCCATTTCGCTGTTTTTAGTTCTGTCCGGTGTTTGTGACATGGGGGATCTGATCATGTTTACACACTGTGAAAGGTCTCCCAAATTCCTCTGTACACAATTTCCTGTGTTACCTAGTTTTCAGTGTGATTACTCCGCTACATGGAGGTTTCATTGCAACCCAGTCATAGTCTGGTGGACTGGCATGGTCCGCAGTAGTTACATAGTCAAACATTTGTTAAAGCCGCCCCTACGGGGTGTCTGCGTGTCGGCATTTGCATGTGTATGGCACTTGCACGGCCATTACTGTAGTCCCTCCATATGAATGGGGCCCACTGCACACTGGAGTTTTACAACTTCCTACGAGAAAGCCCAGTGGCTGGACATCTGTTTGTGTAGTTCAGCGGGACAAAGGGACAAGCCCCGAGGACAAAGGGGCCCTCAGGTAGACTTCAGACAGCGGGAACAGCAGCTGGCTTAGCTCTGGGTCTGTACGGGCCAGAGCAGGActtcagagaggaggagtgttCCCTGTCGAACACTGCAGGGAGCCAAAGAGACACACTTCCATCCAAGACCCCCCTCCAGGATCAATAAAGTCATCGCTTCACAGGGAGGCTGCCCCCAGTCTGCTAAACGTCAGATAATTTGTCTAATGACAGGAGTGGCATTATGAGCTGCAGTTCTGCTCGCAGACTATAGTTACTATTGTTTTCTCTAAAGTCCTCCACTGTCTCCCCAAGTCTCCTGTAAAGTGGGACTCAAACAAAGGATCAGAAAGTGTCTGGTGGACCATTGCGAGAGGCTGTTAGATCCTCTGTGTCAGATTCCTTAACTCTGTAGTTGTTGTGGTTTCTAAGATACAGAAGCATTATTGAAGAACACACTAATAACTAACGAACTAACATTCCATTACTGTTTGCAGGTTTCAAaggtggtttttttgtttgttttttgtggtggtggtggggggtgggcATTTTGGACCTTTATTATAGAGTTGACagcagagagatgacaggaaatgagaagggagagagagatggggaataaTTTGCAACAATGGTCCCCAGCCAGACATGAACTGGGTGGCGATGtaatgaatcctactgactttggttaTCCCCTGACCTTTTCTCTGGCTCCACCagcagtgaaatatctcaacatctacaaGATGACTTGGCAAAACATTTGGTACGGACATTCATAGTGCCCTGAAGgtgaatcctgctgactttgatgatccctgGTGCCATCCTCTAGTGCCATCATGAGACtgaaatttgtggtttcaaGTAAAAcgtcttgacaactattggatggattgcctaactttttatttagtgtCACATCCAGGtcaaatttttgatttgtccagtactttggttcatgaccaaacATATGCAAAACTAGCGACATTCCCATCATCTttggctgtactttgtgttcagtgctaaatcacaaatgtcaacatgctaacatgccaaaATAAGATGGTGAATGTagaaaacattatacctgctaaatatccGAATGTTAgtgttgtcattgtgagcatgctcACATTAGCATTTTGCACAATGCACCACTGAGCCCGtaagtgcagcctcacatagctgctagcatggctgtagacttttagtCTTGATTACATAAATGTCACATTATCCTCTTGCGATAACGCATTTGCTAGGAGGAATTATTGCGAATACTCTTTGTCCGTGCTACGTGCAAGTTCTTTTTGACATGTAACCGTAATGTTTTTCGTGCATTAAACTAAAGCATCCACATTCACAGCGTAGTTTGTTTTCGGCAGCTGATTTACAGATCTTGGAGGCAACACCTGCAACTGATCAATGTAACTTTAGCatgtactactactacttttgtttttgtcttttaatctGACCATTAAGAGGCAGTTTTCTCTGCAGTATTGAATTCTACTACTACCTCTGTTTCTACTTTATCTGCACTCGGAGGCAGTTGGCATTGCTGTGTGCCAGTATAGATCAATACAGTACAAGCTTCCTCAACAGGCATAAAGCTTCCCTCATTTTGCCAAGTCTCTCCAATGCATGCCTGTGGGTTTTGCTGCCAGCCCTCCTTTCAGTTAgacctctgtgtttgtttgactcTCTCACAACAAGGTCAGTGGCATTGCCCAGTAATTGTCCTAACGGCCTGTATACCTGTTGGGTGGAGGCGAGTAATGAGAGTTTTTCATTACGGGCTGGACGGGTGAGTGCGCCTGGCAGATGCTGACAGGCAGCAGATGTGTAAAGTTGGGGGTGATTTGTAAAGGGGTCAACTGCATcacagaggagatggagggcGATGTAGGGTGGGGGTAAATTATGCTGAGGGACACTGTCAGTCATACTGCACCCCTGTCACAACAAGGTAAAGGTCAGTTCAAACGTTAATGTTCTCAACTAACAGTCCAGTACAGTGTGGGTCATGTTGGCAAACTTTCTAGAGGAGGTTGCAACTGGAGGTTGTAAAGTTCAAAGTTTATCGCATGTCTTTAAGCCTTGTTCCAATTAGCCTTCATGTGAACACCCTCCTTGTAGCTGTACATTTGTAAAAAGTCTTAATTTATATGGGATCGTTACGATGTTCTTCAATGCttgaaatctgttttgttttttttgccggCTCAACAAACCACAATTGTTCTCCTTAAACACTTAAACTTCAAACTCAGTCTTGCGTTAACGCAACCACACTATGAGAGGAGAAGGGTTagtaattttctgtttctatgtCATTTTTGAGTAAAGTCTGTGCAGAACGAATACAGTAATTTGTCCTGAATCCTGTCTCATTAATGACACACACAATATGCAGTGGTTTCCTCAGGCATTCACAAGGCTTGGCAGGTTTACATGGATtcaaaaatcaatgaaaatgatCCCCAGTTATGAGATAGCTTTGGGTGAACGACCAAGGATCAGAGCATTTGATCTCATTCCATTCCTTAAGATCAGTCTCATTGTTAATGGTATAATTAACAGCAAGATcagtgaaaactaaaaaataaggATTACTCTACATGAAAGATTACGGAAAGATTAAGGCGCAAGGACTAGGTGCAAAGCTAGGCTATTTTGACCTAAATTCTGGGCTACACCTTCAGATTGTTCAGTCTGTAAATTAGGCTACACAGATATTTTGATGGGCCTGTCTTGTCCacacaaaaaatgcaattacaGCCACAGGGAGGTGAGTGTCGTGGTGAGTAGAGGAGAGTGTACATAATGAGAAAGACCAAGAGAAAAGGGACAATAAGAGCTGCAGCTG
This region of Xiphias gladius isolate SHS-SW01 ecotype Sanya breed wild chromosome 11, ASM1685928v1, whole genome shotgun sequence genomic DNA includes:
- the nkx1.2la gene encoding NK1 transcription factor related 2-like,a; this translates as MLDPRECGVTMTSGHKISFSIIDILDPNKFNSRRANELSVAREKFPAPDAGGTSLESDGAAGGDVRVERTKTGDEPAAASRHHTVVADPLLLSPSADTVPCPTGEHDDGETAVALQVPSPHKRRRPDQACAKPRRARTAFTYEQLVALENKFRATRYLSVCERLNLALSLSLTETQVKIWFQNRRTKWKKQNPGADSTLQPGTNSLVSVSPNPAACGSSPAGFHQTFPNFSSGNVIFHTAGAVPLSSTGGLLHPFMSSGFVQPTYFNPHL